Proteins from a single region of Neodiprion virginianus isolate iyNeoVirg1 chromosome 4, iyNeoVirg1.1, whole genome shotgun sequence:
- the LOC124302490 gene encoding leucine-rich repeat-containing protein 40-like isoform X1 has product MNYAGRNMSNYRAVFKSRTQKDDDTELSESDIISARTSGQLNLSAKGLSSVPTRVWHLNELTNEELKKLDMTLDCDEGKERWWEHEQLKILKLSSNSLTELDSRVQYLTELNVLDLHDNIIEDLPLEIGYLNKLRNLNLASNKIQTLPLNIYKLCELRFLDIANNVLKELDPGIGDLVMLEHLNLSCNNLTTLPVGMGYLVRLVTLDLSHNMLKELPPDIMSMRALKKLDVSVNQLEDVPPMGELRRIEVLMLHTNNLSTSPDTNGCTALCELHLGNNKISEIDVLSLESMGHLKTLILGNNKIEMIPEEIVQLCNLERLDLSNNNIVKVTCSIPSCICFMPNLHTLLIDGNNIRNIRRDVIQCGTSRLLRYLRESMSVQDLGSNMMYLPFSKTPGQLPDKYALKNGKYLSLANQNLGEIPDSIAQDAFEAEVTSIDLSKNQFKEFPLSLFIVTTVKELKVACNRLQCLPDLVGDKFKHLQFMDISNNQLSSLPDSIAMLIHLREINIAYNRFVDIPECIYDVPGLEILIANNNKIEKIDVMHLSKLKRLANLDLSNNNIGNVPPELGNLKQLKYLALSGNCFKQPRHTTLSKSTEEILAYLRDRIST; this is encoded by the exons ATGAATTATGCTGGTAGGAATATGTCCAATTACCGGGCAGTATTCAAATCTCGAACACAAAAGGATGACGATACCGAATTATCCGAGAGTGACATAATTTCAGCCAGAACGAGTGGTCAACTGAATTTATCAGCGAAAGGATTATCATCTG TGCCGACAAGAGTATGGCATTTAAATGAGCTGACGAATGAAGAACTGAAAAAGTTGGATATGACGCTAGATTGTGACGAGGGAAAGGAGCGATGGTGGGAACATgaacaattgaaaatattgaaattgagtTCAAACAGCTTGACTGAACTTGACTCACGAGTGCAGTATCTGACGGAGCTCAACGTTTTGGAT ttgCATGACAACATTATTGAAGATTTGCCGCTTGAAATTGgatacttgaataaattgagaaatttgaatttggcTTCGAACAAAATACAGACTCTACCATTGAACATCTACAAGTTGTGTGAGCTCCGTTTCTTGGATATTGCAAATAATGTATTGAAAGAACTTGATCCAGGCATTGGAGATCTAGTTATGTTGGAACATCTG AATCTATCGTGTAACAACTTAACAACCTTACCTGTTGGAATGGGGTACCTGGTACGTTTGGTCACTCTCGATTTAAGTCACAATATGCTCAAAGAGTTGCCTCCAGACATTATGAGTATGAGAG cACTGAAGAAGTTGGATGTAAGTGTTAATCAATTGGAAGATGTACCGCCTATGGGTGAACTTCGCAGAATTGAAGTTCTTATGCTGCATACAAACAATCTCAGTACTTCACCAGATACAAATGGCTGCACGGCCTTGTGTGAACTCCATTTGGGTAATAACAAAATAAGT GAGATCGATGTATTGAGTTTGGAAAGCATGGGGCATCTGAAAACACTCATTCTAGGAAACAACAAGATTGAAATGATCCCTGAAGAAATCGTGCAGCTGTGCAACCTGGAACGACTAGATTTATCCAACAACAACATTGTTAA GGTTACTTGCAGCATCCCTAGTTGCATATGTTTTATGCCCAATCTGCATACTTTGCTGATTGATGGAAATAACATCCGCAATATTAGACGTGACGTGATTCAATGCGGAACTTCTAGGCTTTTGCGTTATCTCAGAGAAAGTATGAGCGTTCAAGACCTGGGATCTAATATGATGTATTTACCTTTTTCCAAAACTCCTGGTCAATTGCCCGACAA GTATgctttgaaaaatggaaaatactTAAGTTTGGCCAATCAAAATCTAGGTGAGATACCAGATTCGATAGCACAAGATGCATTTGAAGCTGAAGTAACGAGCATTGATTTAAGTAAAAATCAGTTCAAAGAATTCCCACTAAGTTTATTCATAGTGACAACTGTTAAGGAACTAAAAGTAGCGTGTAATCGCCTACAGTGTTTGCCCGACTTGGTTGGAGATAAGTTCAAGCACTTACAATTCATGGATATCAGTAATAATCAACTTTCTTCACTACCTGACAGTATCGCTATGCTAATTCATTTGAGAGAAATCAATATAGCTTACAATAG GTTTGTCGATATTCCGGAGTGCATTTACGATGTTCCTGGATTAGAAATCTTAATAGCCAACAATAACAAGATTGAGAAAATTGACGTCATGCATTTGAGCAAACTCAAAAGGTTGGCGAATCTCGATCTTTCCAATAATAATATCGGAAACGTACCACCAGAACTTGGAAACCTTAAACAGCTAAA ATATTTGGCATTATCTGGAAATTGCTTCAAGCAACCTCGACATACAACGCTCTCAAAAAGTACAGAAGAAATCCTTGCTTACCTTCGAGATCGAATTTCTACCTaa
- the LOC124302490 gene encoding leucine-rich repeat-containing protein 40-like isoform X2 has translation MNYAGRNMSNYRAVFKSRTQKDDDTELSESDIISARTSGQLNLSAKGLSSVPTRVWHLNELTNEELKKLDMTLDCDEGKERWWEHEQLKILKLSSNSLTELDSRVQYLTELNVLDLHDNIIEDLPLEIGYLNKLRNLNLASNKIQTLPLNIYKLCELRFLDIANNVLKELDPGIGDLVMLEHLNLSCNNLTTLPVGMGYLVRLVTLDLSHNMLKELPPDIMSMRALKKLDVSVNQLEDVPPMGELRRIEVLMLHTNNLSTSPDTNGCTALCELHLGNNKISEIDVLSLESMGHLKTLILGNNKIEMIPEEIVQLCNLERLDLSNNNIVNIPSCICFMPNLHTLLIDGNNIRNIRRDVIQCGTSRLLRYLRESMSVQDLGSNMMYLPFSKTPGQLPDKYALKNGKYLSLANQNLGEIPDSIAQDAFEAEVTSIDLSKNQFKEFPLSLFIVTTVKELKVACNRLQCLPDLVGDKFKHLQFMDISNNQLSSLPDSIAMLIHLREINIAYNRFVDIPECIYDVPGLEILIANNNKIEKIDVMHLSKLKRLANLDLSNNNIGNVPPELGNLKQLKYLALSGNCFKQPRHTTLSKSTEEILAYLRDRIST, from the exons ATGAATTATGCTGGTAGGAATATGTCCAATTACCGGGCAGTATTCAAATCTCGAACACAAAAGGATGACGATACCGAATTATCCGAGAGTGACATAATTTCAGCCAGAACGAGTGGTCAACTGAATTTATCAGCGAAAGGATTATCATCTG TGCCGACAAGAGTATGGCATTTAAATGAGCTGACGAATGAAGAACTGAAAAAGTTGGATATGACGCTAGATTGTGACGAGGGAAAGGAGCGATGGTGGGAACATgaacaattgaaaatattgaaattgagtTCAAACAGCTTGACTGAACTTGACTCACGAGTGCAGTATCTGACGGAGCTCAACGTTTTGGAT ttgCATGACAACATTATTGAAGATTTGCCGCTTGAAATTGgatacttgaataaattgagaaatttgaatttggcTTCGAACAAAATACAGACTCTACCATTGAACATCTACAAGTTGTGTGAGCTCCGTTTCTTGGATATTGCAAATAATGTATTGAAAGAACTTGATCCAGGCATTGGAGATCTAGTTATGTTGGAACATCTG AATCTATCGTGTAACAACTTAACAACCTTACCTGTTGGAATGGGGTACCTGGTACGTTTGGTCACTCTCGATTTAAGTCACAATATGCTCAAAGAGTTGCCTCCAGACATTATGAGTATGAGAG cACTGAAGAAGTTGGATGTAAGTGTTAATCAATTGGAAGATGTACCGCCTATGGGTGAACTTCGCAGAATTGAAGTTCTTATGCTGCATACAAACAATCTCAGTACTTCACCAGATACAAATGGCTGCACGGCCTTGTGTGAACTCCATTTGGGTAATAACAAAATAAGT GAGATCGATGTATTGAGTTTGGAAAGCATGGGGCATCTGAAAACACTCATTCTAGGAAACAACAAGATTGAAATGATCCCTGAAGAAATCGTGCAGCTGTGCAACCTGGAACGACTAGATTTATCCAACAACAACATTGTTAA CATCCCTAGTTGCATATGTTTTATGCCCAATCTGCATACTTTGCTGATTGATGGAAATAACATCCGCAATATTAGACGTGACGTGATTCAATGCGGAACTTCTAGGCTTTTGCGTTATCTCAGAGAAAGTATGAGCGTTCAAGACCTGGGATCTAATATGATGTATTTACCTTTTTCCAAAACTCCTGGTCAATTGCCCGACAA GTATgctttgaaaaatggaaaatactTAAGTTTGGCCAATCAAAATCTAGGTGAGATACCAGATTCGATAGCACAAGATGCATTTGAAGCTGAAGTAACGAGCATTGATTTAAGTAAAAATCAGTTCAAAGAATTCCCACTAAGTTTATTCATAGTGACAACTGTTAAGGAACTAAAAGTAGCGTGTAATCGCCTACAGTGTTTGCCCGACTTGGTTGGAGATAAGTTCAAGCACTTACAATTCATGGATATCAGTAATAATCAACTTTCTTCACTACCTGACAGTATCGCTATGCTAATTCATTTGAGAGAAATCAATATAGCTTACAATAG GTTTGTCGATATTCCGGAGTGCATTTACGATGTTCCTGGATTAGAAATCTTAATAGCCAACAATAACAAGATTGAGAAAATTGACGTCATGCATTTGAGCAAACTCAAAAGGTTGGCGAATCTCGATCTTTCCAATAATAATATCGGAAACGTACCACCAGAACTTGGAAACCTTAAACAGCTAAA ATATTTGGCATTATCTGGAAATTGCTTCAAGCAACCTCGACATACAACGCTCTCAAAAAGTACAGAAGAAATCCTTGCTTACCTTCGAGATCGAATTTCTACCTaa
- the LOC124302490 gene encoding leucine-rich repeat-containing protein 40-like isoform X3: MNYAGRNMSNYRAVFKSRTQKDDDTELSESDIISARTSGQLNLSAKGLSSVPTRVWHLNELTNEELKKLDMTLDCDEGKERWWEHEQLKILKLSSNSLTELDSRVQYLTELNVLDLHDNIIEDLPLEIGYLNKLRNLNLASNKIQTLPLNIYKLCELRFLDIANNVLKELDPGIGDLVMLEHLNLSCNNLTTLPVGMGYLVRLVTLDLSHNMLKELPPDIMSMRALKKLDVSVNQLEDVPPMGELRRIEVLMLHTNNLSTSPDTNGCTALCELHLGNNKISEIDVLSLESMGHLKTLILGNNKIEMIPEEIVQLCNLERLDLSNNNIVKVTCSIPSCICFMPNLHTLLIDGNNIRNIRRDVIQCGTSRLLRYLRESMSVQDLGSNMMYLPFSKTPGQLPDKYALKNGKYLSLANQNLGEIPDSIAQDAFEAEVTSIDLSKNQFKEFPLSLFIVTTVKELKVACNRLQCLPDLVGDKFKHLQFMDISLSIFRSAFTMFLD, from the exons ATGAATTATGCTGGTAGGAATATGTCCAATTACCGGGCAGTATTCAAATCTCGAACACAAAAGGATGACGATACCGAATTATCCGAGAGTGACATAATTTCAGCCAGAACGAGTGGTCAACTGAATTTATCAGCGAAAGGATTATCATCTG TGCCGACAAGAGTATGGCATTTAAATGAGCTGACGAATGAAGAACTGAAAAAGTTGGATATGACGCTAGATTGTGACGAGGGAAAGGAGCGATGGTGGGAACATgaacaattgaaaatattgaaattgagtTCAAACAGCTTGACTGAACTTGACTCACGAGTGCAGTATCTGACGGAGCTCAACGTTTTGGAT ttgCATGACAACATTATTGAAGATTTGCCGCTTGAAATTGgatacttgaataaattgagaaatttgaatttggcTTCGAACAAAATACAGACTCTACCATTGAACATCTACAAGTTGTGTGAGCTCCGTTTCTTGGATATTGCAAATAATGTATTGAAAGAACTTGATCCAGGCATTGGAGATCTAGTTATGTTGGAACATCTG AATCTATCGTGTAACAACTTAACAACCTTACCTGTTGGAATGGGGTACCTGGTACGTTTGGTCACTCTCGATTTAAGTCACAATATGCTCAAAGAGTTGCCTCCAGACATTATGAGTATGAGAG cACTGAAGAAGTTGGATGTAAGTGTTAATCAATTGGAAGATGTACCGCCTATGGGTGAACTTCGCAGAATTGAAGTTCTTATGCTGCATACAAACAATCTCAGTACTTCACCAGATACAAATGGCTGCACGGCCTTGTGTGAACTCCATTTGGGTAATAACAAAATAAGT GAGATCGATGTATTGAGTTTGGAAAGCATGGGGCATCTGAAAACACTCATTCTAGGAAACAACAAGATTGAAATGATCCCTGAAGAAATCGTGCAGCTGTGCAACCTGGAACGACTAGATTTATCCAACAACAACATTGTTAA GGTTACTTGCAGCATCCCTAGTTGCATATGTTTTATGCCCAATCTGCATACTTTGCTGATTGATGGAAATAACATCCGCAATATTAGACGTGACGTGATTCAATGCGGAACTTCTAGGCTTTTGCGTTATCTCAGAGAAAGTATGAGCGTTCAAGACCTGGGATCTAATATGATGTATTTACCTTTTTCCAAAACTCCTGGTCAATTGCCCGACAA GTATgctttgaaaaatggaaaatactTAAGTTTGGCCAATCAAAATCTAGGTGAGATACCAGATTCGATAGCACAAGATGCATTTGAAGCTGAAGTAACGAGCATTGATTTAAGTAAAAATCAGTTCAAAGAATTCCCACTAAGTTTATTCATAGTGACAACTGTTAAGGAACTAAAAGTAGCGTGTAATCGCCTACAGTGTTTGCCCGACTTGGTTGGAGATAAGTTCAAGCACTTACAATTCATGGATATCA GTTTGTCGATATTCCGGAGTGCATTTACGATGTTCCTGGATTAG